A genomic region of Prionailurus bengalensis isolate Pbe53 chromosome D1, Fcat_Pben_1.1_paternal_pri, whole genome shotgun sequence contains the following coding sequences:
- the LOC122483455 gene encoding olfactory receptor 52E4-like: MPPFNTSHPSPVTFLLMGIPGLEHLHVWIGIPFCSMYVVAVVGNVTILAVVKAERSLHEPMFFFLCMLSVTDLVLSTSTLPRMLCLFWLGVHDIAFDVCLAQMFFIHSFTAMESGFFLAMAFDRYVAICHPLHHTTILTHARITIMSIIVVIRGVAFFSPHPILLKQLPYCRSRIIAHTYCEFMAVVKLACMDIGATKSYSLSMASIIGSCDAILIAVSYAFILRSVFRLPSREASFKALGTCGSHVCVILVFYSTAGFSIFTHRFGKNVPAHVHIFIANMYLLVPPFLNPIVYGVRTKKIREHVIRTLMVKVA, translated from the coding sequence ATGCCTCCTTTCAACACCTCTCATCCTTCTCCTGTCACCTTCTTGCTGATGGGCATCCCAGGACTAGAGCACCTGCATGTCTGGATTGGGATTCCCTTCTGCTCCATGTACGTGGTGGCTGTGGTGGGGAATGTGACCATCCTGGCCGTGGTGAAGGCAGAGCGGAGTCTCCATGAGCCTATGTTCTTCTTTTTGTGCATGCTCTCCGTCACTGACCTGGTCCTCTCCACATCTACACTGCCTCGGATGCTGTGTCTCTTCTGGCTTGGAGTCCATGACATTGCCTTTGATGTCTGTCTAGCCCAAATGTTCTTCATTCATAGTTTTACTGCTATGGAATCTGGCTTTTTCCTGGCCATGGCCTTTGACCGTTATGTGGCCATTTGTCATCCACTGCACCATACTACCATTCTCACCCATGCACGCATCACCATAATGAGTATTATTGTGGTGATTAGGGGTGTAGcgttcttttctccacatcccatCCTGCTCAAACAACTTCCCTACTGCAGATCACGAATTATTGCCCACACCTATTGTGAGTTCATGGCCGTGGTGAAGCTGGCATGTATGGACATAGGGGCCACCAAGAGTTATAGCCTCAGTATGGCTTCTATCATTGGCTCATGTGATGCAATTCTCATTGCTGTATCCTATGCCTTCATCCTGCGCTCTGTATTCCGCCTGCCATCCCGAGAAGCTAGCTTTAAGGCTCTGGGCACATGTGGGTCACATGTCTGTGTTATTCTTGTCTTCTATTCCACAGCtggtttttccattttcactcaCCGTTTTGGGAAAAATGTGCCTGCACATGTCcatatttttattgcaaatatgTACCTTTTGGTGCCCCCTTTTCTCAACC